The segment TTGACCGGCGTTCAGCTTCTTCAGGACGTTCCCCAGTCCGTCGCGCGGGACGACCTTCTTGGCCGGCTGTTCTTCGTAGATCGGTTCGACCGCAGCGTACTTCACGACGAAGTTGACGATCGGCGTCGGATCTTCCAGGCCGTGCGGGTGATGGCCGATTCCCGGTTTGGCGATCAGCTCGATGGCGCCGCCGAGCTTCTTATAACGTTCGGCGATCACGCCGGTGTTTTCGTCCCACGGGACGACGTCGTCGGCGTCTCCGTAGACGTGCAGCAAAGGAATGCCGGCCTTGGCGAGCGGCTCCAGCTTGTCGACCGGGTTCTGGTCGTAGGCGAGCGCTTCCGCTTCGTCGGCAAAGCCATAGACTTCCAGCGTCCGCTTCCATTCGCCGGCGCTCCCCTTCCCTTTTCCTTTGCCGCCGGGCCAGCTTTTGAAGTCGCAGACCGGCGCGTCGCCATAGATGCAGGCAACCTTCTCTGGATTAGCGGCGGCCCAGTTGTAGGCGTACAAGCCGCCGCGGCTCAGTCCAGTCAGGGCCGGCTTTTTCGCCAAGCCGTACTTCTCGGTCAGCTCTTTGTAGAGCGCGTTCCAGTGGGCGACCGCGGTGGGCGAGCCGAGCATGTTCGGCACGTGCATGTAGACGATGTGGAAGCCCTTGTTGAGGAGCATGACGTCCGGTTCGGTCTTGTGGCCGAAGAACTCGCCGTGCCAGAGCCACGGATTGCCCGCCGCCGCTTCTTTCGGCGTGACGACGGTCACCTGCTTGCCGTCGACTTCAAAGTCGTAGCGGTCGAAGCCTTGGTATTGGCTCTTCTTTCCAGAGAACTGCGGCGCGGCGATCGCTGATGTCGCAAAGAGAACGAGCAGCGCAAACGAGCAGAGTGCGTTTCGGATCATGTCGGATGTTTTCAGGGGGGAAGTAACGGCGGGGCGAACAAGCATTCAGACCTTCTATCATGGTCGACCCGCGGTGGGGTCGCAATCAGCGGTCTAAAGGAGCCATCGTAAGCCGGGAGCCGACTTATTCTCCCCCCCTCCCCTGCCCCGCCGTTGTTTCGCCTATGGCCAAACTAACGGGGAAATCGCTCGCCTAAGTTGGCCGCGCCTTAGGCGAGAATCTCGTTCACGACGCGGCCATGGACGTCGGTTAGGCGGAAATCGCGTCCCTGATGGCGGAAGGTGAGCTTCTCGTGGTTGATCCCCAAGAGGTGCAGCATCGTCGCATGGAAGTCATGGACGTGCATGACGTCTTCGACCGCGTTGTACCCCAGCTCGTCGGTCTTGCCGTATTTGAGACCCCCTTGGATTCCGCCGCCGGCCATCCAGATCGAAAACCCTTTGATGTGATGGTCGCGGCCGTTCCCTTGCGCCATCGGAGTTCGCCCGAACTCTCCACCCCAGACGACCAGCGTGTCGTCGAGCATGCCGCGGTTCTTCAGGTCGGTCACCAAGGCGGCTGACGCTTGATCGACTTCCGAGGCGCAAATCTGCATGCTTCGTTCGATGCCGCCGTGATGGTCCCAGCCGCGATGATAAAGCTGGATGAACCGGACGCCGCGCTCGGCCAAACGCCGCGCCAGCAAGCAGTTCGCAGCGAACGTGCCGTCGGCGCCCTTGGTACCGTACATGTCGAGAATATGTTGCGGCTCGCCAGAGACGTCCATCAAGCTCGGGACGCTCGTCTGCATCTTGAACGCCAGTTCGTACTGCGCGATCCGAGTTGCGATCTCGGGATCGTCGAGGGTTGGTTGCCGCAGCGCGTTCATCTGGTTCACCGCGTCGACCACGTCCCGCTGGCGTCCCGCGGTAATCCCTGGCGGGTTGTTCACATACAGAACCGGATCGCCGGCCGAGCGGAACTCGACCCCTTGATAACGGCTCGGCAAGAAGCCGCTGTGCCACTGCCGAGCGGCGATCGGTTGAGCCTGGCCCCCTTTGCCGATTGACGTGAGGACGACGAAGCCGGGCAAATCGTCCGCTTCGCTTCCCAGGCCATACTGCACCCATGATCCCATCGATGGACGCCCGGAGATCGACGTTCCGGTGTTCATGAAGGTGTGGGCTGGATCATGATTGATCTGTTCGGTCACCATCGAATTGACGATGCAGAGCTGATCGGCGATTGCTCCCATTTTCGGGAAGAGGGAGACAATCGATTGGCCCGACTCGCCGTAACGATTGAAGTCGAATCGCGGCGCAAAGCACTTCAGCTTTTGTCCTTGCAGCTGGGCGATCGGCTGTCCCTTGGTGAACGATTCCGGCATCGGCTGACCGTCGAGACGTTTCAGCTC is part of the Blastopirellula sediminis genome and harbors:
- a CDS encoding DUF1501 domain-containing protein; the encoded protein is MFFHDEAALRQTRRTFLGQGMAGLGSVALASLLNSPAAQAEVASGAFPNFAPKAKRVIVLCQAGGPSHLETFDEKPELKRLDGQPMPESFTKGQPIAQLQGQKLKCFAPRFDFNRYGESGQSIVSLFPKMGAIADQLCIVNSMVTEQINHDPAHTFMNTGTSISGRPSMGSWVQYGLGSEADDLPGFVVLTSIGKGGQAQPIAARQWHSGFLPSRYQGVEFRSAGDPVLYVNNPPGITAGRQRDVVDAVNQMNALRQPTLDDPEIATRIAQYELAFKMQTSVPSLMDVSGEPQHILDMYGTKGADGTFAANCLLARRLAERGVRFIQLYHRGWDHHGGIERSMQICASEVDQASAALVTDLKNRGMLDDTLVVWGGEFGRTPMAQGNGRDHHIKGFSIWMAGGGIQGGLKYGKTDELGYNAVEDVMHVHDFHATMLHLLGINHEKLTFRHQGRDFRLTDVHGRVVNEILA